TCTGCTGATACGTTACAAGTTATCGCCGAAATGAAACGCGCATCTCCATCCAAAGGTCTAATTGCAGAGGGCGCTAATCCAGTAAAACAGGCAAAAATTTATGCACAAGCTGGTGCAGCCGCCATTTCGGTTTTAACAGATAAAATGTTTTTTCAAGGCTCGTTTGAAGATTTAGCAGCCGTTGCGAAGGCGGTTCAAACGCCACTTCTGTGTAAAGACTTTATGATTGACCGTGTGCAAATTCGCTTTGCGAAGGCTGCTGGAGCATCAATCATTTTACTTATCGTTGCAGCACTTGACGATGTAATGTTACAAGATTTATATCGCTTCGCCACAAGTTTAGGTCTTGAAGTATTAGTCGAAGTGCACGATATTGAAGAGCTTGAACGAGCACTCGCTGTTGGGGCAAAGCTAATTGGGGTCAATAACCGAGATTTGCGTACATTTGAAGTGG
This genomic interval from Lysinibacillus sphaericus contains the following:
- the trpC gene encoding indole-3-glycerol phosphate synthase TrpC, whose product is MNILTKIIEQKKIEVDALLTQPDPLANCNEIKRNALFATLKSADTLQVIAEMKRASPSKGLIAEGANPVKQAKIYAQAGAAAISVLTDKMFFQGSFEDLAAVAKAVQTPLLCKDFMIDRVQIRFAKAAGASIILLIVAALDDVMLQDLYRFATSLGLEVLVEVHDIEELERALAVGAKLIGVNNRDLRTFEVDLERTREIAKVFPFGEQRMLISESGIWHSDDAKKVAAMGASAVLVGESLMRSGDAGVALQQLQVNKAGASL